The genomic interval CCATCGACCACCCGTCCGCCACGATGTGGTGCACCACCACCACCAGCACCTGCTCCCCCTCCCCCTCCTTCAACAACGTCACCCTCATCAGCGGGCCCTTCGTCAGGTCGAAGGACTCTCGCGCCAGGGCTTCGACGTGGCGCCGCGTGGTGACCGCAAGTGGTTCTCCGCTCCGTGACTCCACGGGCACCACTTGCAACCGCACGACCTCCGGCGAGGCGATGCGCTGCACGGGCTCACCTTCCACTTCCGCGAAGGTCGTGCGCAGCGCTTCGTGCCGCCGCACCAACTCCGTGAACGCGCGCTCCAGCGCGGCCACGTCCAGCGCACCGCGCAGGCGGACGACAAAGGGCAGGTTGTACGAATAGCCCCCCACATCCAGGCTGCCGAGGAACCACAGACGTCGCTGCGCGAAAGACAACGGCATTCCCGCGCTTCGAGGCACTCGGGACGGAGGGAGCACTCGCGCCGTCCCCGATACCGTCCCCTTCATCGACTCCAATCGCCTGGCGAGGGCTTCCAGCGTGGGCGCCTCGAACAACGTCCGCACCGGGACATCGCGGCCCAACGCCTCCCTCAATCGAGACACCACTCGCGTCGCCAACAACGAGTGCCCACCCAACGCGAAGAAGTCGTCCTTCACTCCCACGCGCGCCACACCCAACAGCGGAATCCAGATACGCGCCACCAACAACTCCATGGCGCTCCGAGGCTCCTGCACTTCATCCCCGCCCATCCCCTCCTGCTCCGGTGATGGCAGCGCCTTCCGGTCCACCTTTCCATTCGCCGTCAGCGGCAACGCGTCCAACTGTACGAACGCCGAAGGCACCATGAACTCGGGGAGCCGCTGCTTCAGCCACTCCTTCACGCCCGGCGCGTCGGGTGTCTCCCCCTGCTCCACGAAGTACGCGACCAGCCGCTTGCCTCCAGCTCCATCCCGCGCAACCACCAGCCCTTCCTTCACGGCTGGGTGCGCGAGCAGCGCCGCCTCCACTTCGGCCAGCTCGATGCGATAGCCCCTCACCTTCACCTGGCTGTCTCGCCGGCCCAGGAACTCCAACACGCCATCCACTCGCCAGCGCGCCAGGTCTCCTGTTCGATAGAGCCGCTCCCCCGGCACCGTGCTGAATGGATGGGGGATGAAGCGGTCCGCCGTCACATCCGGCTGGCGCAGGTAGCCCCGAGCAAGGCCGTCGCCACCGATGAACAACTCGCCAGCAACGCCCACTGGCACCGGCTCCATGCCTCCGTCCAACACGTACACCTGCGTGTTTCCAATCGGCCGGCCGATGGGCACCACGGCCCCGACGTCCTCCACTCGCGTCATCCGATGGGTCGACGTGAAGAGCGTGCTCTCCGTCGGCCCGTAGCAGGCCGTCACCGGAATCCGCAGCTCCTCCAACACGCGCCTCACGTGCGGCGCTGACACGACGTCGCCACCCGTCAGGAGCTGGCGCACGCCCTTCAGCCCCTCCATCTCCAGCTCCACCATCTGGCTGAACAACCCCGCCGTCAGATGCAGCAACGTCACCGAGTGACGTCGCAGCACGTCCGTCAGCAGGTCCAGCTCACTGGGCGAACGCGGTGGGAAGACCACCAGCCTGCCTCCCAGGCACAGCGGCCCCCAGACCTCCAACGTCGACGCGTCGAAGGAGATGGGCGCGATGAGCAAAAACGTCTCCTCCGGCCCCAATCGCGCGTAGGGCGCGCCATACAACAGCCGCAGGACACCTCGATGCTCGACGGCCACGCCCTTGGGACGCCCCGTGCTCCCCGACGTGAAGTCCACATACGCCAGGTTCCGCCCTGACACGGGCATCCTCGATGCCGTCGCGGGCCATTCCTCCCACCGCAAGTCCTCCAGCAACATCAACTCGGGCAGGTGCGCCCCGGGCAGTTGCTCCAACAACGCCCGCGTCGTGAGCAACAACCTGGGCGCGGAGTCTTCCAGCATCTGCTCCAAGCGCCGCGCCGGATAGCTGGAGTCCAGCGGCACGTAGGCACCACCCGCCTTGAGGATGCCCAGCAACGCCACGATGAGCTCCACCGAGCGCTCCAGACACACCGCCACCAGTGTGTCGACGCCCACGCCCCGTGCCCGCAGCGCCCAGGCCAACCGATTCGCCCGGGCATCCAGCTCCCGGTAGCTCAACCGCTGCTCGCCGAACTCCAGCGCCACCGCGTCCGGCCGCAGCGCGACCTGCTCCTCGAAGAGATGATGGACACACGTCTCTCTCGGGAACTCGACCGACGTCTGGTTCCACTCGACCAGCATCCGCTGACGCGTGGCCTCTGGCAGGAGCGACAGCGACGACAGCCGCGCCTCTGGATTCGCCACCAGGTTGCGCGAGAGCTCGATGAAGCACTCCGCGACGCGCTGGACCGTCGCGGGCTCGAACAGGTCCGCGTTGTAGATGAGCTGACCCTCGATGCTTGCTCCTGGTGCGTCGACCAGCAACAGCTCCAGGTCGAACTTGGCGATGGTGCTCGCGAAGTCCCACGGGCTCGCCTGGACTCCCGGGAGCGACAGCAACGGCGCTGCCTCTTGCAACGTGAAGAGCACCTGGAACAGCGGCGAGCGGCTCAAGTCCCGCTCCGGACGCACGTGCTCCACCAGCCTCTCGAAGGGCACATCCTGATGCGCGAACGCACCCAGCACATGCTCCTTCGTCTGGCGAAGGAATGACTGGAACGTCCCCTCCTTCTCCGGCCGCGCCCTGAGCGCCAGCGTGTTCACGAAGAAGCCCACCAGCGCTTCCGTCTCCTTCGCCGTGCGCCCCGACACCGGCGTCCCCACCACCACGTCCCATTGCCCGCTGTAGCGCGCCAGCAACACCTGGAACGCCGCCAACAGCGTCATGTACAGCGTCACCCCCTCCCTCCGGCCCAACCACCGCAAGGACTCGCTCAGCTCCACCGGCAGACACACCGGCACGCTGGCCCCTCGATACGTCTGGACCGCGGGCCTCGGCCGGTCCGTGGACAACTCCAACACGGGCGGCGCTCCCTTCAGCGCCTCGCCCCACCATGCGAGCTGCGCGGCCTCCACGTCTCCCCGCAACCACCCTCGCTGCCAGAGCGTGTAGTCGGCGTACTGCACGGGCAACTCTGGCAGGGCCGCTGCTTCACCTTTCAACGCCGCGCCGTACAGCGCCTCCAGCTCCCGGCTCAGCACGCCCAACGACCCGCCATCCGCCACCAGGTGGTGCAACACCACCATCAACACGTGGCCATCGACTCCCGTGCGCAACACGGTCGCTCGCAGCAGCGGTCCTCGCGCCACATCGAACGGCACCTGGACTTCTCGCACCACGCGCCGCCGCACCGCCTCCTCCACGTCCTCCGTCCCGTCCAGCAACTCCACACCCAGGGACAGCGTCGCGTCCGGGCTCACCCGCTGCACGGGTTCGCCATCCACCTCCACGAAGCTCGTGCGCAGCGCTTCGTGCCGCCGCACCACTTCCACGAGGGCCCGCTCCAGCGCCTTCAACTCCACGGGCCCCTGAAGCCGGACAACGAATGGCAGGTTGTACGAATGTCCCCCCTCGTCCAGTTGCGCCAGGAACCACAAGCGCCGCTGCGCGAAGGACAACGGCGGGTCCTCCCTGCGTTCCTCTCGCTTCAGCTCGGGGAGTCTCGAGCGGCCTCCCATGACACTCACGCGCTCGGCCAGCGCTCGCACGGTGGGCGACTCGAACAACATCCGCACGGGGACGTCGTGCCCCAACAAATCCCTCAGCCGGGACACCACTCGCGTGGCCAGCAGGGAGTGGCCGCCCAGCGCGAAGAAGTCATCCCGCACGCCCACGGATGCAAGGCCCAACACCTCGCCCCAGACCTCCACCAACATCCGCTCCAGCGCGTCACGTGGTGCCTCGTATCCAGCCCCCTCATCGCCGCGCGCCACCTCCATCGCCGCGAGCGCACGCCGGTCCACCTTGCCCGTCGGCGCCAACGGCAACACGTCCAGCCGCATCAACACCGCGGGCACCATGTACTCCGGCAACCGCTTCCCGAGCTGCCGCTTCAGCTCCTCCGAGTCCCACGCGAGCGTGAACACCACGAAGGCCACCAGCTGCTTGTCACCCCGCTCCGAGGTCCTCACCACCACCGCCGCATCCCCCACGCCCGGCAGCTCCTTCAACGCCACCTCGACCTCGCCCGGCTCCACCCGGAAGCCACGCACCTTCACCTGCTCGTCCACCCGGCCCTGCATCTCCAGGTTTCCGTCCGGCAACCACCGCGCCAGGTCTCCCGTGCGGTACAGCCGCCGCCCGTCTTCTCCTCGGTGGAAGCCATCGGGAACGAAGCGCTCCGCCGTCAACTCCGGGCGCCCCCAGTAACCGTGCGCGAGGCTCCGCGCCCCCACGTACACCTCTCCCGTCACCCCCACGGGACACGGCGCTCCCCACGCATCCAGCACGTACACCGTCGCGAGCGTGATGGGCCTTCCCACCGGAGGCAGCGCGGGCCACGTCGAGGGCGCGCCTTGGGCTCTCCAAGCCGTCACCACGTGTCCTTCCGTCGGGCCGTACTGGTTCTCCAACACACACCCCGGCAGCCGCTCGAAGAACGAGACCAACGCGGGAGTCACATGCAGGGCCTCACCCGCCGTCACGACCTCCCTCAACGGTGGCAGCGCGGTCTCGTACCGCGCCCGTTCACACAACGACTGGAGCGCGACGTACGGAAGGAAGAGCCGCTCCACGCGGTGCTCGCGCATGTGCGCCAGCAACAACGCGGGGTCCTGACGCGTCGCTCCCGAGACGAGCACCAGCGTGCCCCCCTCGCTCCACGTGCAGAACATCTCCTGGAACGACACATCGAAGCTCAGCGAGGAAAACTGGAGCGTCCTCGCCCCTCGTGCCGACGTGTTCCCCGTCTGCCACTCCACCAGCGTGCTCACGCCCCGATGGGACATCGTCACGCCCTTGGGCCGCCCCGTGCTCCCAGACGTGAAGATGACGTAGCACGGCAGCTCCGAAGACAGCTCCCAGCGCGGTGCATCGGTGGGCCTCGCCGCGATTCGCTCGGCCTCGTCCTCCAACCGCACCCGGCGGGCCGTGCACTCCGTGGGTAGCACGTGCTCCAGCGACGCATGGACCCACACCATGGATGCGCCGACGTCGGCGAGCATCTGCGCCAGCCGCCCCGGTGGATACACCGGGTCCAGCGGGAGATACGTCACCCCCGCCTTCAAGGCCGCGAGCACCACCACCGGCATGTCCACACTGCTTCGCTCCAGGCACAACCCCAGCGTGCTGCCAGGGCGCAGCCCCATGGCCAGCAGGTGGTGCGCGACCTGGTTGGCCCGCCGCTCCAATTGCTCGTACGTGAGCGACTCCCGCCCATCCGTCACCGCGACCGCGCCGGGCGTGCGCTTCACCTGCGCTTCCACCCCACGGTGCACCAACTCCGCCGGACGCTCCGCTACCTGCCGCCCGCTCCACTCCACCAACACCTGCCGCCGCTCCTCCTCGTCGAGGAGCTCCACCTGCCCCACGCTCAACGCGGGCGTCGACAGCACGCCCGACAGGAACGCCACATAGTGGCTCGCCAACCTCCGCACCGTCGCCTCATCGAAGAGCGCGGTGCTGTACTCCCAGAGCCCCACCCACCCCTCGGGCGTCTCGCGCACGAAGAGCGTGAGGTCGAACTTGGCGACACCAGGCTCGAAGTCCAGGTCCCTCGACTCCACTCCCGCCAGCCGCACCAACGGCGGAGCACTCTGGAGCACGAGCAGCACCTGGAACAGCGGCGAGCGGCTCAAGTCACGCACGGGCCGCAGTGCATCCACCAGCTTCTCGAACGGCACATCCTGGTGCTGGTACGCCCCCAGGCACGCCTGACGCACCCGCTTCAACAACCCCTGGAAGGGCTCGCTCCCCTCCACGTCCACGCGCAACGCCAGCGTGTTGGCGAAGAAGCCGAGGAGTCCCTCCACCTCGCGCCGGTTCCGCCCCGAGATGGGCGTTCCCACCACCACGTCCCGCTGCCCGCTGTGCCGCGACAACACGGCCTGCAAGGACGCCAGGAGCCACATGAACGGCGTCACCGACTCCTGCTTGCAGCGCGCCTCCAACGTCCGCATCAGCTCCGGCGGGAACGGCACGCCCACCACCGCGCCACGCGTGGACTGTACCGGGGGCCTCGGCCGGTCCACCGGCAGCTCCAGCGCCGGCGATGCCCCCGCCAGATGCTGTCTCCACCACGCGAGCTGCTCCTCCAACACCTCCCCCGTCAGCCACTCGCGCTGCCACAGCGCATGGTCCGCGTACTGGACCTTCAGCAGGGGGACCTTGGGCTCATGTCCCTCGACGTACGCCGCGTACAGCGCCCGCAGCTCCAGCTCCAGCAACGACAGCGACCAACCGTCGCACGCGATGTGGTGCAGCGTCAGGAGCAACACGTGCTCCTCTTCATCCAGCCGCAAAAGGCGCGTGCGCAGCATCGGCCCCACGCTCAAGTCGAAGGGGCGCCGCGCCTCCTCCTCCGCCAACCTCCGGGCTTCACTCTCACGCTCCGGGCCCTCCA from Myxococcus stipitatus carries:
- a CDS encoding amino acid adenylation domain-containing protein, whose translation is MSAHESKPASPRVRRPPPVVAVRRDGPLPLSFAQRRMWFLSRMDPSGFAYNAPFFSRLKGRLDVAALERALAEVVRRHEALRTTFVEVEGEPVQCIAPDAPGVLEVVRLEGPERESEARRLAEEEARRPFDLSVGPMLRTRLLRLDEEEHVLLLTLHHIACDGWSLSLLELELRALYAAYVEGHEPKVPLLKVQYADHALWQREWLTGEVLEEQLAWWRQHLAGASPALELPVDRPRPPVQSTRGAVVGVPFPPELMRTLEARCKQESVTPFMWLLASLQAVLSRHSGQRDVVVGTPISGRNRREVEGLLGFFANTLALRVDVEGSEPFQGLLKRVRQACLGAYQHQDVPFEKLVDALRPVRDLSRSPLFQVLLVLQSAPPLVRLAGVESRDLDFEPGVAKFDLTLFVRETPEGWVGLWEYSTALFDEATVRRLASHYVAFLSGVLSTPALSVGQVELLDEEERRQVLVEWSGRQVAERPAELVHRGVEAQVKRTPGAVAVTDGRESLTYEQLERRANQVAHHLLAMGLRPGSTLGLCLERSSVDMPVVVLAALKAGVTYLPLDPVYPPGRLAQMLADVGASMVWVHASLEHVLPTECTARRVRLEDEAERIAARPTDAPRWELSSELPCYVIFTSGSTGRPKGVTMSHRGVSTLVEWQTGNTSARGARTLQFSSLSFDVSFQEMFCTWSEGGTLVLVSGATRQDPALLLAHMREHRVERLFLPYVALQSLCERARYETALPPLREVVTAGEALHVTPALVSFFERLPGCVLENQYGPTEGHVVTAWRAQGAPSTWPALPPVGRPITLATVYVLDAWGAPCPVGVTGEVYVGARSLAHGYWGRPELTAERFVPDGFHRGEDGRRLYRTGDLARWLPDGNLEMQGRVDEQVKVRGFRVEPGEVEVALKELPGVGDAAVVVRTSERGDKQLVAFVVFTLAWDSEELKRQLGKRLPEYMVPAVLMRLDVLPLAPTGKVDRRALAAMEVARGDEGAGYEAPRDALERMLVEVWGEVLGLASVGVRDDFFALGGHSLLATRVVSRLRDLLGHDVPVRMLFESPTVRALAERVSVMGGRSRLPELKREERREDPPLSFAQRRLWFLAQLDEGGHSYNLPFVVRLQGPVELKALERALVEVVRRHEALRTSFVEVDGEPVQRVSPDATLSLGVELLDGTEDVEEAVRRRVVREVQVPFDVARGPLLRATVLRTGVDGHVLMVVLHHLVADGGSLGVLSRELEALYGAALKGEAAALPELPVQYADYTLWQRGWLRGDVEAAQLAWWGEALKGAPPVLELSTDRPRPAVQTYRGASVPVCLPVELSESLRWLGRREGVTLYMTLLAAFQVLLARYSGQWDVVVGTPVSGRTAKETEALVGFFVNTLALRARPEKEGTFQSFLRQTKEHVLGAFAHQDVPFERLVEHVRPERDLSRSPLFQVLFTLQEAAPLLSLPGVQASPWDFASTIAKFDLELLLVDAPGASIEGQLIYNADLFEPATVQRVAECFIELSRNLVANPEARLSSLSLLPEATRQRMLVEWNQTSVEFPRETCVHHLFEEQVALRPDAVALEFGEQRLSYRELDARANRLAWALRARGVGVDTLVAVCLERSVELIVALLGILKAGGAYVPLDSSYPARRLEQMLEDSAPRLLLTTRALLEQLPGAHLPELMLLEDLRWEEWPATASRMPVSGRNLAYVDFTSGSTGRPKGVAVEHRGVLRLLYGAPYARLGPEETFLLIAPISFDASTLEVWGPLCLGGRLVVFPPRSPSELDLLTDVLRRHSVTLLHLTAGLFSQMVELEMEGLKGVRQLLTGGDVVSAPHVRRVLEELRIPVTACYGPTESTLFTSTHRMTRVEDVGAVVPIGRPIGNTQVYVLDGGMEPVPVGVAGELFIGGDGLARGYLRQPDVTADRFIPHPFSTVPGERLYRTGDLARWRVDGVLEFLGRRDSQVKVRGYRIELAEVEAALLAHPAVKEGLVVARDGAGGKRLVAYFVEQGETPDAPGVKEWLKQRLPEFMVPSAFVQLDALPLTANGKVDRKALPSPEQEGMGGDEVQEPRSAMELLVARIWIPLLGVARVGVKDDFFALGGHSLLATRVVSRLREALGRDVPVRTLFEAPTLEALARRLESMKGTVSGTARVLPPSRVPRSAGMPLSFAQRRLWFLGSLDVGGYSYNLPFVVRLRGALDVAALERAFTELVRRHEALRTTFAEVEGEPVQRIASPEVVRLQVVPVESRSGEPLAVTTRRHVEALARESFDLTKGPLMRVTLLKEGEGEQVLVVVVHHIVADGWSMGVMAREVEELYGAYVKGEEGALEELGLQYADYAVWQREWMKGEVLEEQLGWWRERLRGAPEVLEVPGDRARPAVQGYRGASVAVRMKEELAEGLRELSRREGVTLYMTLLAGFQTLLARYSGQWDVVVGSPVSGRTVKEVEGLIGFFVNTMVVRTEAGGELTFLEMMGKVKESVLGALGHQEVPFEKLVEAMSPARDMSRAPLVQVAFGLNGPARLPRLPGVSASEVEYEPGMAKFDLALSVREDAEHLTSFWELNTDLFDQETVERMAAHYQQLLEAAVRAPGARLSALPMTGHREVPVKRAMTAPPSRKKERWVPEGFIAPRTAIEELVADTWAPLLGMKRVGAEDHFFDQGGHSLLVMQVASRLREVLGRDVPVRMLFESPKLSELARHLEDLVRGTPGPARPALLPAPRSGALPQSFAQQRLWFLDRLELNSPLYNIALAMKLEGTLDVGALERAFNTVVRRHEALRTTFRQDEQGAVQCIHESVTLPLTVVDLSELSGVTRAQEVSRLVAEEGHRAFDLTKGPLMRVTLLKEGEGEQVLVVVVHHIVADGWSMGVMAREVEELYGAYVKGEEGALEELGLQYADYAVWQREWMKGEVLEEQLGWWRERLRGAPEVLEVPGDRARPAVQGYRGASVAVRMKEELAEGLRELSRREGVTLYMTLLAGFQTLLARYSGQWDVVVGSPVSGRTVKEVEGLIGFFVNTMVVRTEAGGELTFLEMMGKVKESVLGALGHQEVPFEKLVEAMSPARDMSRAPLVQVVFQLQNAYSGDLALPGLRQRQMDHGLRFAKVDIALSLQETSDGLVGELDFSSDLYDVATMARFSEHLVNLLEGAVAEPSCRLRDLPLLSAPAKKVLLAQGGREAPFEGECLHRMFEAQVARTPDAVAVTMDGQVLTYVELDQRARKLARLLRQWGVRPDVVVGLCLAPSFDWVVAVFAILKAGGAYLPMDPDHPPERLAYMLDDAKVALLVSKSAEASSLAYSGATVLLDEVGELAEVRGTEDLAPEVTARNLAYVIYTSGSTGRPKGTLLEHRGAANLTEAFGPARGGIGPGERVLHFAPVSFDASVADLFPTLLNGATLCLARREQMAAGRPLAELLVREQVTSVALPPSVLALLPVGDYPSLRVIVSVGEACNTELVARWSPGRLFVNGYGPTEGTVCATLAECVAGERPTIGVPLRNVVTRVMDEAGQLVPPGVWGELYLGGVGLARGYLGRPELTAERFVPDPYGVGGRLYRTGDVVRMLADGRLEYLRRADSQVKVRGVRVEPGEVSAALATLPGVRSAVAMGREDTPGERRLVAYVVPTDDSALTADVLRTGLKRLLPEPWIPSAFVLLRELPLTPNGKPDWKALPAPESHRPELSAGYVEPRDGMEQLLAQLVAEVLKLDRVGASDNFFDLGGNSLLLQMLQMKLEERLRRKVPLVLLLQFPSVRALAAQLGSTETEPQAPNPPAVAAGDRREGLQRLARQRRQRPGSD